The stretch of DNA TCAATTACAGGAAGCCTTCTTGCCTGCCAATCCATAATAggctcagttttatttttaaaatggcaaagagaaaaactaagtcttaaaaacacaaaggaaaccAAACAATAGCTTACCCACAGGCAGTGAGTAGTGCTAAAAAGCATCAAGTGCAATTATGTTACACTCCGTACTTGCTCTTTGCAAATTCATATTCTGACAGGAGACTCTAAGATCTCATATTCACAGCCCCATGACAAATGTCACCAACTAAACTCAAAAGCTAGGGAAAACAAAGTTCTGTATTAGAAAAAGAATCATGTAAGGGACAGCAAATAAAACTTCTAATTTCTTAACTGCTACCTTGTGTTACTGCTGTTCAAACTCATTAAGAtcttgtgctgtatttttttctatatacatgtatatagaaaaatataaatattcttatTATACGAatataaaggtgttttttgtgacaaaggagagaaaaatgcttcttaCATCTTTGTTATTTTAGATGTTTGAAGGCCCCTACAATTATTCTGTATCTTCTAATGATTTAGCCCATTTCTGACCTggtatttcatttcagcattgGACTTCAGAGCAAGGGGACCCCAGCTGAGTTTTACAGTACCTGTGGAGCAGGCTGATACTGCCACCTTGGGGAGGATTCCTTCCATGTACTTCAAGGAGCCTAAGCAAGTGTCATATAAAtcagtttgattttttccatCCTATCCTCCCCTGAAGATGACTTCTTAAAATCCCCTGTCCATGCTGACATAAGACCTTCCAGATGTGTCCCAACTCAGACTATGCTACACTCATAACAATATTAACAATattggaaaaaatgtgtttgttgttgttgttgctgttgttgggAAGAGTGCTTAGCTAagttttaaatagcatttaaacATTGCCTTTTTTACAGTGCTCTAAATTTTATAGCCATTTTGCCAGTGCAAGAGCCCCGTTCTGCCCACAGCTGGGCAAGCTGTATTTTGCACACACCACTTCActgcttctgtgattctagCTTTCTTGATATTTTGAATCCCTGTCCATGCACAGCTGGCAGGCTACATGCCCTTTCCCTGGCAGGCTACAGGTTCAGCTGGATGCAACTGCTAGGACACATACTGCCTCAGATCTAACGAGAGGCATTACTATGCATAGGAACAGTCCAACAAAAGGTGCAGAGCTGGACTGTGATGATTTAACCAAAGGCAAGACTTCAAGGCAAATTAAAGTGAAGCATCTGGATTTTATCTTCACAATATCCAGTCTTACTGACctactgttttgcttttcaagtgtCACCCCTATCCACTAACTGATAAAGAAACCTTGCTGTACaccttatatatataaacatatgaAGAGATAAGGCCTGCGCAGGACTCGATTTGTACACAATCTGCATGGTGTTGACCTTCAAGGCTTTTCATGGTAGAAACTAACAGTACGTGCCTCAGCTACGTATACAACACAAGAAAAGATTGAATGTCTCACCTCCCACCAGAACAGGCAGGCCCAAGAGCAGGGAGCTATCTAAAGGTAACTGACATGCTACgtgctcttaaaaaaatacagcaacaaaATTGCTGCACAGCTGTTGAGAGCCAAGCAACACGAATGATGAACTCGTGAATGACGAATAATGTGAATTTACACAAGGAGGCTGTGAAGGCACCATTAGCTCCTACCTTCTGCCAAAGCACTGGCTGTGTTTGTGGCACCACACTGGGACACAAGAGGCTTCCAGAGGAACTGAAGTCTTCACctcagtgctgcaggcaggagcagcctggtATTGGGGTAAACCAATACATCTGAGCTCCCAAATAGAGCTACATTTTGGATGACGATGTCCCTAGCAGGACAGGGCTCTAGAAAGCAccctcctcttttcctcccacCACAGGCAGCCTACGTACCAGACTCTTGTTCTCAGATTTCCAGATTATTGGAGTAAACATATGCCTCCACCCACCTGGGATTTATGGTCACAGGGGAGGTATAGCTAAACCTTTCCTTGTGAACGGACAAGCAGACTTACTTCacctttttgttctgttaccAGAATCCAGACATTAAAGCACGCATGTAGATTTACTTCCTACTATGGCACACAAGTTCAAATTAGTCGCTTACCCACTTGTGGCAAAAATAAGCAAGTGATAGGTCTTTTCTGTAAGATGATTTTACCTTTGGTTTTAATACTATTACAGTATGGCAAAGAATGATGCTTGCAAGACAAACTTATCAAGCAAATCACACGATCAAAGCTATCTAGCTAACAGTGAATGCACATTACTGGCACTGGTGCAAGCATTCTGATTTCTTCCTGATTCATACAtgatttctgtagttttatGCATTTTGGGATTATCTTAATCCATCTTTGTTAGGCAAACTGCCTTATATCTGCATAAGGTTTACACGGCGCTTTGAAAATATTGTGGTTATCAATTAATtgtaagaataaaagaaattgcATATACTCATGACATGCATATATGAACACGCATTCAAGAACACGCAACACTGAAAGTAATCCAGTACCTCCATTGCCACTCACATTATACTGCTGGTAGAACTTAAGTAACTTGAAAAAATACCAACTTCATATAATCAATAAAGTGATTGCAAAATCCACATTTGCATCTAACTTGCAAAAATTCAATAGACACTATCAAGTGCAGACCAAATATATCCAATTGAATGAGGATCTATCAGTAATAGATTAACCAGATTAATGTGTACGTAACAGTTTCAGCATGGTACGTTGCTGCTGTTAGTTTCAAAGTTCAAGTATGAACGTCTTTTTTACACAGCACACATGGATTATAAGACAATGAAGGAAGAATTTCAGGGAATATAAGGTAAGCTACATACCATGAATTTAAACGAAGCATTTGAGTATAGACTgcatataggaaaaaaaaaaaaaagaacaaaaatctttgGTTAtgactgggggaaaaaaaaagaaatacatgaatTCATGTCCTCCATATCATATTATTATGTTACGAAAAATGAATACAATACCCATCTAGACTGATGAATAACTGATGACGACCATTTCATAAGGTGTCTTTTTTAAAGGGAATAGGTAGgtattcttaagaaaaaaaaaggaaatggatcATGGAAAAATTCACAAAAAGCTCACCGTGAATTCTGTAAGGAAGATCATGTACAGAACTCAGTGTTGTCTGTAACAAAAGTAATGTTAACATAATAGATCTTGCATGTTTGGCTTTGtactgaatttatttcaaaagactGATTTGGGCATGGATTTGATATAAAGGAGAAAGCCTGAACTGCATATgcaaaaatctaaaattaaatgcagaCAATTCCACTGTGAAGTTACCCACAATCTGAGTACATAAACacagtacattaaaaaataaaaataaagaaatacaaaaacttTAAATTCAGGTGTCACTGATAGCTTGAAATCAGCTGCTTACTTACTAATTGCTTTTCCATCTGAAACATCTCTGAACTTAATCAACCAATATTCCTCTGAGACAATTAATGTGCATCAAACCCCTTTGGACACTGgattacagaaaagaagaaaatgagatggCTTATTTATGAACAGTTATATTAACTGGAAACAATACTTACTCATCTCTCCTCTCTATCCACTagcttacatttttctttcccactgtGCTGTAAAGACTGTATAGATTTCCTAAGTTTTAATTTGACCTGGAGTTATAATCTGCAACATTAGCTATTTCAGCCCTTCTTTCTTCACTAAGACATACTTCCAATATTCATTTACCTGTAACATAAAGCTCTTTTGAATTATTGTCTCTTACAGCTTTAGTATCAGCTGATGAAAGACGTATTCTAAGCTGCTCTCTAGTGTGGAAAAAGTGCTCCTTTAAAAGCTACTTTTTCCATaccacccttttttttcccctcttaaaaGCGTGTAAAGATTTACTTCTTGAAACAGTCACCTACTATCAGCAGCCCACATTTGTCACTTCTTCCTCCCctaattttcctccttttcataaaatattctcCCACAACACTGTTTTCCATGGTTGTttctcagctcctgctctccctcccttgtttgtttcctctccttAAATTTATCTGCTTTATTTGTTCCTAAATCTCCACAGATGTGACTCTTTCCCAGTTCCTCAGTCTCCACCAGCATAGGAGGACAGCCCATCAGGCTGTGCTGCTAGCTGTGGGAGCTACCAGGGAGTCTCATTTTTTCCGAGCAGCAAACTGGAGAAGTACAAAGACGTGTCCTTGGATCAGAGGTATGCGTGTGGTGTATTGAATGTCTATCAACAGTACTCATTTAGACATTTCAGGCAGTGAAGGACACTCAAAAGACACcaaattttgccatttttgcTGGACTGTTTTTAAAGTTGTCTGAAACAGCTCCTGTTATTCGTTCTTCACTTAATGACAGGTTTGTGGCTAAAAGCATAGACAATGGCAGACAGCAACGAGATGACAATCAACCTTGTTGTCCTTGGAAGAACTCAGACTGGCAAAAGTGCTGCTGGGAACAGACTGCTAGGCAGTGATGACTTTGAAAGCCAGCTCTCCCCCAGCTCTGTGACTACATGCTGCAGCCTGCGCAGCAGCTGCCGCATTTCGGGGATTACACGACGGAATGGCTGCGAGCTCGCTCTCCGTGTTCGAGTACTTGACACTCCAGGCTACCCCCACAGCAGCCTGAGCAAGGAGTGGGTGAGAGAGACGGTGCGATCAGCCCTGGCTCACCACTTCAGGGAGGAAGGCCTGCATCTAGCTCTTCTGGTCCTGAGGGCTGACCTGCCTCTGTGTCCGGATGAAAACGATCACACAATTCAGTTCATCCAGGtaacaaataagtaaataggTAGAAGCCTCTGCCCACAATGCAGACTCTGTCTGTGGCTGAAAATAGCTATGGAAGAGTTCACTGCAGAAGTAAGTTAGAGAAGTGCAGCTGAGAACAGGAACATTTTCCAATCCCCTATTTGAAATATACACCATTCCCAATTCAACACTGTAAACCATAGCTACACTTAACACACTAAACCCgagaagagagggaagaacTGCTGTCTGCTGTACTTGGACTCAGCACAACAGgatttagaaattaaatttaccTATCAAAGCAAGCTTCTCTCTCAGAAATCAGTTAAAGGTTTACTATGACAGATCTAGCTtgttaaagagaaatattataTGTAGCAAAGGTCTGGTTACCTTACTCTTCTGCACTCTGTATAGGACAGCACACAgcccaaagcagaaaatgacagGTCCAAAATCACGCAGGAAATCTGACTGACCTAGGACAAGGATACTCAGCTCTGTCCTGCACTGTTATTACTGCTGTGTCTGTTCAAGAGAAAATAACTAGACAGTTACCCTAAATTTACTCTAGGTAAGGAAAATTTCTAGCATAACTGGCTTGAAGCAAGTATTTTCAATTTCTCCTCTGGGGGAGAAAATTTTTGGAAGTAGGTAAGATAAGTGGGAGGAAAAGACACTGAAATGGaatggctttcttttctgtggaaatgttttaattaccATGCATATACTTCATTGAAAAGGAGACCAAAGGGATATTGCTCAGTTTATCTACCTGATCAGATCAAGGAGGTTTGTTTATACGAGTTACAAAAAAACAAGGCTTTCAATCATTGTCAAAGTCTGTGTATTACACTTCCCATCTATCTTACACAAATTAACTTTCTAAAAATCTTTAAGACTGAAAGGGAATTCCTGGTGCATCAAGCGTTATCACCTGCAGTAACGACATTgcctaaaaatatatatacacacacaagttCAAGTTGTTCTCACTTTCCTCCTGATTACTCTGTACTGCTAGACTACTACTCACTTTCCTAGTAGTTTGAGAGTTAGTTGTTAAATTTTCACAGCACTTTTACTCATTGCCagattacatatatatttgttctcAGCATTaccctttttctttattcagttCTCCCATTCCTCTGTACTTCAAAATACTTAAGAGGACTCAGAatttttctctaatatttttactttaagcTAATGAAAAATCACCTTGAGATTGTTTTGGATCAAGTCCATGTGGGCATTAAAAGTTTAAGAGATGCCAGGATACCCTTCTCCTTTAATGGAGCTACAAAACCCCCcactggaaatgaaataaagcatgttATAAAACAGTGAGAAAGCGACACTTACTTCTGTTTTGTGATTGTAAGTGACTGTCAGATTATTTTAGTTATTAACTCCTTAAAACACCAGGTGCTATGATTTCATCAGCCACTAACAAATAGGGCTGGGCAGCTGTCTGAGTGCTGGGAATACAAACAATAATCGTTGTATTTCAGTATGTCACTGCAAGAATAAATTACCATAAGGACTACCTTTAGCATTCAGTTCTCACAATAATCCTTCACATATTAAGGATGGTATATCAGTAATTCATATAGAAGACTATTAGAATTTAAATCTCTTCAGATTTCTATTTTGATATTCTAATGAATTAGGAAAGTGGTAGATTTTGATTTCAGAATTAATGTTAGCACCAGTTCATCTGAGTACACAGAAAATCAAGGCACTAACCTCTCTCCCTAAAACCTATACCTTCAACCCTTCCTAAGAAAACTTACACCAAAATACAGTAAGCATCTATTTTGCaagagtttaatttttttcattcctaatATCTAAAATAGATTAATGACTATCAATATACCTTGTGTTGTTCCTCCTCCACCCCAATTCCCTGTTTATCTTAGGAATGCAATGGTGTCCTTTAAAGTACCTGTATATACTTGGACACCTAGGCTACAGAGTTATTGAGATCAATGCAAAGTGACCTCTGTTACTGAAGTAAGCTTCTTTTTTACACACACAGGAGTTAGCATGAGTGCTctaaaattgtaattttatttaatttgtaaagCCCAATCTCTTATTCATATTACTTTATTTCACATTAACAAAAAAACGTGTTCTCCATTCCCCTCCATCAGATGAACCACCATAGTTAAAGACAAACTCTCCAGCTGTCATTCAAGTTGGTGcatttgatttgtgttttttttctgaattgttgAGAACAGCTCAGTTTTAGGGGATAAAGCTGTTACTGAAATTAGTGTTATATAAAAATGagtcatttatttcttcaatgCAAGGTGATTTATAAAAATTTTTCCAAAGAGCTTCTACAAATAGAATTAGAAATATAGATATGTAGAAATTGCTATAAACTACTTGAATTTTACGTGTTATTTATGCTGATGTGTGCTGTAGCTAAACCACCATTTTCCTTATTTACATACATACACTTTTT from Cygnus olor isolate bCygOlo1 chromosome 4, bCygOlo1.pri.v2, whole genome shotgun sequence encodes:
- the GIMD1 gene encoding GTPase IMAP family member GIMD1, coding for MADSNEMTINLVVLGRTQTGKSAAGNRLLGSDDFESQLSPSSVTTCCSLRSSCRISGITRRNGCELALRVRVLDTPGYPHSSLSKEWVRETVRSALAHHFREEGLHLALLVLRADLPLCPDENDHTIQFIQVTNK